The Synechococcus sp. WH 8016 genome contains the following window.
GCCAACCAGCTGATCCCAATCGCTCAGCACAGGCCAGCAGCGCTGAAGATGCAAAGCCACCTGGCTGCAATCAAACCCAACCGCCGCCAGATAACGCTCGGCCTGGGCTGACACCTGTTGAACCAACGGAGCAAATTCAACTTGACGATGCAATTGCCAAACACCGTTGATATCACCTGTCCAAGCGCACCCCTCACTCGGGTTGCCAACGGCCTCACCCCTAAGCGCTATCAGCGTCTGCAAATGCCCAGCAAGGTCGAGTGGATCGATCGCCAACTTTGTTGTGGCGACAACCGTTGGGAAAAGCTGGTGAAGGGTCAAAGTCATCACCCCATTAAAAAAGCCGACCCAAAGGCCGGCTCAATCATGGTGAACAGAAATTTAGGCGCCTGCTGCTGCAGAGCCACCCACCACTTCCAGAATTTCCTGGGTAATGGCTGCCTGACGTGCCTTGTTGTAGTCAAGAGTCAGGGTCTTAGCCAACTCCTTGGCATTGTCACTGGCATTATTCATTGCCGTCATTCGGCTTGCCAGCTCGGATGCTGCTGATTCCTGCAGGGAACGCAAGAGTTGATTTTGCAGATACAAAGGCAACAACGCATTCAACAGTTGATCAGGACTTTGCTCGAAGACGATGTCGGAAGGCAAAGGAGGCTGTGAATTATCAGGTGCACTTCCTGTTTCAACAGACAAGCGACCTTCTTTTGTTGTAAGCCTGAAGATTTCATCTTCGGCCTCAGCAATCCCTTGGGGATCAAGAGGCAGAAGCGTTTGCACTACTGGCTTACAGCTCACCAAGTTGATGAACTTGGTGAAAATAATCTCAACTCGATCTGATGCCTGAGAAAGAAACTCAGCAAAGATTTCGCTAGCAATAGACCCAGCTTCATCAGCAGTAGGTACTTGCTCCAAGCCCGTAAACGTAGCTTGAATGGGATAACTACGGTTGGTGAAATAGCTGATTGCTTTGCGTCCAATCAACACAAGAGTCACCTTGTAACCCTGGCTCTGAAGCTCAGCGAAACGCTTTTCAGTGCGCTTGATGATATTGGAGTTGTAACCACCGCAAAGACCACGGTCGCCAGTAACGGCCATCAAGGTGATGGTTTCAACAGGACGCTGTTCCAGCAAGGGAGCATCAGCATCTTCAAAGCGCATCCGCGCTTGGAGGTTTTCAAGCAAACGTGCGAGCCGATCAGCAAACGGACGGCTGCGCAGGACTTGCTCTTGGGCTCGACGAACTTTGGCCGCAGCCACGAGGCGCATGGCCTCGGTGATCTTGCGGGTGTTCTTGACCGATTTAATCCGGTCCCGGATCTCTTTGAGATTTGCCATGGCTTAGCCCTCAGTTGGCGGAGGCCAGCATGGTGGACACAACTTCAGCAATCGCCTCTTTGAGAGTGGTTTCAGCTTCAGGGCTCAAGACCTTCTCCGTTTGGATTTTGCTGATGAACTCTGGCTTATTGCTCTTGAGGTACTCACGCAGTTCACGGGAGAACTGAACAACCTCTTCAACGGGCACATCATCAATCAGGCCCTTAACACCTGCATAAACAATCGCCACCTGCTCAGCCAAGATCAGTGGGCTGAACTGCGACTGCTTGAGAAGCTCACGAAGACGCTTGCCTCGGCTGAGCTGCTGCTGTGTAGCGGCATCCAGATCGGAAGCAAACTGAGAGAACGCCGCCAGTTCATCAAACTGAGCCAATTCAAGCTTCAGTGTGCCGGCAATCTTTTTGATCGCCTTGGTCTGAGCTGCACCGCCAACACGACTCACCGAGATACCAACGTTGATCGCTGGACGAAGCCCGGAGTTAAACAAGTCAGAACTGAGGAAGACCTGACCGTCCGTGATCGAAATCACGTTTGTAGGGATGTAAGCAGAAACGTCACCAGCCTGGGTCTCAATGATCGGCAGGGCGGTCATGGAACCTTTGCCCATGGCATCAGAAAGCTTGGCAGCGCGCTCAAGCAAACGGCTGTGGCAGTAGAAGACGTCACCGGGGTAAGCCTCACGACCGGGTGGACGACGCAATAGCAATGACATCTGGCGATAAGCCTGGGCTTGCTTGGTCAGATCGTCATAGATCACCAAAGTGGCCTTGCCTTTGTACATGAAGTACTCAGCAATCGAGGCTCCGGTGTAGGGGGCCAAGTACTGAAGCGCGGCAGGTTCGGATGCGTTAGCTGCCACCACGACGGTGTAATCAAGAGCGCCGCGCTCGCGCAGCACCTCCGTGACCTGTGCAACAGAAGCGGCTTTCTGTCCGATCGCCACGTAGACGCAAACCACATCCTGATCCGCTTGGTTCAGGATCGTGTCGATACATATAGCTGTCTTACCGGTCTGACGGTCACCAATGATCAGCTCTCGCTGACCACGGCCAATGGGAATCATGGCGTCAATGGCCGTGATGCCCGTCTGCATTGGCTCATGAACAGACTTACGCTGAATAATTCCCGGAGCAGGAGACTCAATCAGCCGGGATTCAGTGGTGGCGAGGTCACCCTTGCCGTCAATCGCCACGCCGAGTGGATTCACCACGCGGCCAAGCATGGCGTCACCGACAGGGACAGAAGCAATCTTGCCGGTTGCTCGGACGGTGCTTCCCTCCTGAATGCCAAGGCCCTCGGCCATCAGCACAACGCCGACGTTGTCATCTTCGAGGTTGAGGGCAATCCCTTCTGTGCCGTCTTCGAACTCAACCAGCTCTCCAGCCATCACCTGCTGCAGGCCATAAACGCGGGCGATTCCATCGCCTACTTGCAGGACTGAGCCGACGTTGCTGACCGATACGGACTTGTCATAGTCCTCGATCTGCTGCTTGAGAATGGCGCTGATCTCGTCGGGTCTGATGGAAACCATGGCGGGAAAACCCAGGGGCGGGTGGTGAGTGGAAGGGCGAGATGAAGGTGTGGCTTAGCTCAGCTCGCCTTAGCGAGTGCAAGACCAAGGCGACGAACCTGACCGGAGAGGCTGGCATCGATCACCTGAGAACCGAGGTTGACGACAAAGCCACCAATCAATGAAGGATCGACCTTGAGATCGATTTCAACAGCATTGGTTCCAGCCATTGACTGGACTTTGGCGGTCAATGAGGCCTGCTGCTCTTCTGAAAGAGGCTGAGCAGCGCGAACATGCGCTAGGGCGATATTCCGAGACTCTCTATAGAGCTCGAGATAACGAAGAAGCACTGCCTCCAGAGCCGGAAGACGTTGGCGATCTGCCAAAACCTTGAGCAAGTTCAACAGCGAAGGTGCAACTTGTTCCGAAAGAAGGCTGGTTAGAGCTTTCTTCTTGGCATCAGGCTCAAGAACAGGAGATGTCATCGCATCACGAAGAGGCTCTGAAGACTCCCAAGCAGCGAGAAGGTCCTTGCACTGAGAGGCAACTTCTTCAGATTCCTGACGAACGTCAGTGACCTGAAGCAGAGCATCTGCGTAAGGGGTTGCAAGAGAATTTAAAAGAGGCATCAGACGTCCTCCAAGTTAGAAATTGAAGAGTCGATCAGCTTGGCTTGAGCTTTGCTGTCGAGGCGATTAGGCAGTTCAGTCAAGGCCTTATCAATGGCGGAAAGAGCCGCTTCTCTACGGAGTTGTTCCGTAAGTCGAGCACCCTCTGCAGTGAGGTCGGCTAAGGCATCTTGCTTGAGAGCAGCCATGGCCTGAATCGTTTTCTTCTCACCATCAGCACGAATCGCTTCAGCACGAGCCTTGCCGTCTTGACGGATTCTTTCAGCCTTTTGCTGGGCCGCCGATAGCTCTTCTTGAGCTTTCGACAGTTCAACCGTGGCCGTCTTCAAACGCTTCTCAGCATCTTGAAGATCTTTGAGAATGGCCTCGCGTCTGCGCTCGAGCATCCCCCCCAGAAATCCCTTCAGGAACCAATACAAAACACCGATCACAATGACCAGGTTGATCAGATTGGTTTCAAAGAGATTGAGGTTGATTCCGAATCCACCCTCAGAAGCGATCAAAGGAAATAGGACAGTCATCAGGCAGCTAGCAGTCGTTCAATGATCTGGGAGCTGAGTTGATCAACCTGTGCCATCAACTTTGACTGAGCAGATTCACGTTGAGACTCAATTTCTTTACGAGCTTGTTCTCGGGTGCGATTCGCTTCAGTTTCCGCTGTAGCTAGTGCCTCGCGGTAGAGAGCGTCAACTTCCGTTTCTGCTTCAACAATGGCTGACTGCGCAGCCTGTCTAGCGCCTCGAAGTTGATCTTGAAGGTCGGCCTCGAGACGACGAACTTGCTCAAGCTTTTGCTTGGCGTCAGCACGACTCGTATTGATATATCCCTCACGATCTTCCACGACCTTGCCAACCGGCCGGAAGAACAGAGAATTGAGCAGAAAGGTTAGGAGAACCACCTGAAGAGCCATTAAAGGCAAGGTGGCATCGAGGTCAAAGAGACCTCCCTCCGGAACCGCCGCTTCAGCGAACAGAAGCCAGGTCATGGAAGAGGTGAGCTGGAGAGGAGCGAGAAATTGCGTACAGAATTATGCGGGGAGCGACATCACGTGAGACGCTCCCCAACTCTGCATCAAGCGAATGGGTTGGCGAACAGAAGAACCAGGGCCACCACAAGGCCGTAAATCGTCAGAGACTCCATGAATGCCAGTGAAAGCAGCAGGGTGCCGCGGATCTTGCCCTCAGCTTCAGGCTGACGAGCAATGCCTTCAACAGCACCTTGGGAAGCGCTGCCCTGACCGATACCAGGGCCGATGGCAGCCAGACCTACGGCCAGACCAGCAGCAACGACGGAGGCTGCAGAAGTGATGGAATCCATGTTGAGTGCGTTTGGGGGCGCGCCGGAAGGCGCTGAGAGTTATGAAGTGGGAGTTAGATCACCCTGCGCAGGGACACCGTCACTAAGGAAAGTGGGCCCGAATGTTGATGGTCGGACCTGCGCGCAAGATTTTCTAGCAGACGAGCCTTCGAAAAGGCCGTGAATCAACTAGTGCGCTTCGTGAAGACCTTCACCGATGTAGAAGGCCGCAAGAGTCGCAAAAATAAGAGCCTGAATAGCACTGGTGAAGAGGCCAAGCAACATCACCGGAAGGGGAACAATCAGGGGCACTAGATAAACAAGCACACCTACCGCTAATTCATCAGCAAGGATGTTTCCGAAAAGACGGAAAGAAAGAGATAGAGGCTTGGTAAATTCCTCGATGATTTTGAACGGGAGCATGATGGGGGTCGGCTCCACGTAAAGCTCGAAGAATCTCCAACCCTTCTTGCTCAAACCAGCGTAGAAATAAGCCAGTGTCACAAGCAGAGCCATCGCCACCGTGGTGTTGATGTCTGCGGTTGGAGCTCCAAGTTCTCCTTCAGGGAGTTCGATCACCTTCCAAGGGATCAGTGCACCACCCCAATTACTGACAAAAATGAACAGAAACAGGGTGCCAATAAAGGGGAGCCATTCGCGGTAATACTTCTCTCCGATCTGATCACGAGAGAGATCACGAATGTAATCCCACAAGAACTCAAGAAGGTTCTGCGCACCTTTTGGATCGCGACTAAGATTTTTAGTACCTACAAGCACAAAGGCGAGCAGGGCACCGATCAAAATCCAGGAGCTGAGGAAAATCTGGCCGTGCAGATTGAGGTTACCGATCTGCCAATACAGATGGTGACCAACCTCCAGTTCGGCGAACGGCAGTGTGAAAGGCAGCAAAGCCATGAATGCAGAAGAGGGAAGCGCGAGATCAGCCGTCGAAAACGGTCTGAAGAATCAAGGCGGGCTTGTAAAGGAGAAAACCTACAAATGCAGGTAAGAGGTCTAGCTGGGGAAATCGAGCTGCTGAAACGATGAGAACAATCGGAACAACGAGCTGAAAACGACCAACTTGACGGGAACCTCCACCGAGCCGGGCCACGCTGCGGGCGAGTAGACGCAAGTAAAAAAGACCAGCGACAGCTCCAACAAGCAGGCTTCTGGCTACAAAAAGATCGAAGTAAAACGCTGCGAACAAAATCGCAACGACAGACACGATCACTGTGGCCAGCATCAGACGCACTTGAAGCCGAGCGAAAGACTCCATTCCATTTTCAGCTGAGGTATTCACCGCAGCTGAATCTGAGGAGGGCAAGGCTTGCAAATTGCGCCTGAGAAAGCGGGCGGAATCTATCACGTGATTCCGCTGAGTAACGCATCGTTGGCCTCAAGCAAAAGCAATTTTTTGCTCATGAGGCCTCTGGCTAAAGAAGCAGTTGTTGGGTCTCCACTCAGGATTCCGAGGGGAACGTCAGGGTTTTCATCCACTAAACGGAGCAGGCTCAATTCCTCATCTGAAATGGAGATGGGTTCGAGATCTGGGCCCAACATGCTTTTGGAAGGCCACCCCCACAGACATGACTGGCGTCGACCAGACGCTTGGAGCAGCGTTTTGTCGTTGGGCCAACGCCAAGGCTCTATGGGTTGTGCGCTCACAAAAAACTCAAAGTGGCTGATGTCGGGGTCGAGCTGCTCGACCAGTGCCCATTGATCCGCTGGCGATAGAGCTTGAGCACGGGATAGCAATTCACCCTTGAGCAATCGAGCGGGGTCCCAGACAGAAGGATTGGAGAAGCCAGCGAAATAAAGCCCCGACGCCTTGATTAAGGCCATCAGCCTCCCGAGGTCGTAGCTGGTTTCCTGAGGGTGCAAATACATATCGGCAAAGTTGGCGTCAGCTTGGGTATCAAGCGCCCAACGTTGGTCGTGGGTGCGGCGCAAGCGATTGGTCTCAGGCAAGTCTGAAAACAACTCACGCCCCAACCTCAATCCGTCCGAACCCGTCCCAGCGTCCAATAGCTCCAGAGCTTTCTGCGTGCGGTGAATCTCCCAACGGCCAGCGTCGGCATAGAGAAATAGATGCAAAATTCCCTGAGGAGCCAGTCGCTGTCCCAGTGCTTTCAATCCAGCCAGCGGGTCGCGCAGGTGATGCAAAACCCCTACGGAATTGATGTAATCAAAAACACCTTCATCTTGAAGATCCAAAAGGCTGCGCTGCTCTTGTCGTAGAGATCGGACCTGTTCAGCACCTCCAGAACGGCGCAAGCGCTCCCGCGCCACATCGAGTGCTCCCGCACTGATATCCACGGCCAAAATCTCTGCGCCCGGGTTGAGGTGACAGAGGTAGTCCGTACTGACTCCTGTGCCACACCCCGCATCAAGGATGCGAATCACACCCTCTTTGGAATCCTGAGCTTTGAGCCCTCCCTTCACCGCAGCGAGCACGCTGTCGTGGCACCAGCGCCAGTTGTATCCAGGAGGCGGGCCGTCTTGAAGGGGGTCTGCTGGATAGGGGAAGCGGTCATAAAAGTCGCTCACCACAGGGGTCGCCACATCCGAGGGAGGAGTGTTCATAAAGCCACCAGTTCTGGAAGTAGACGCTCAAGCGAGCATTTCACGGGACATTGCCCTTACAGCCGAAACCTCATCCGAGCTGCAAACATTTGTTCATGGCTGCCCAGAAGCTCGAGAGATGGGCCGTAACCTGACGCAATCCGGCTTGCTCTCGTTCATGACAGTGACCGCTAGTAGCGGCAGCCCAAGGGTTTCCCCTCAGCTGTACGACACCCTGCCGCTCTCCAGTGTCCGTCAGGCTGAGCAACAAGACCGCTTCCCAGACGGTGGTGAGCTCGACACCCTGATCACTTTTTTCCGAAGTGGAAATGATCGGCTTGACGCAGCCCGACTCTTAGCGAGCAACGCGGAGTCCATCGTGGCCCGTGCCGCCAATCGAATTTTTGTAGGCGGAACCCCTCTCTCGTTTCTGGAAGAACCTCTAAGCACTGGAGAGGTGGCAGCCACGGACGCCACTCCTTTGGCCGCTGATCAGGTTGCATTCCAAGACTCGGTTCGCACCTTTACGGGCACTGAATCCGGCAATACCAGCGGTAATTTCATCAGCAGACTGCTTCAGGGCAGCGACGACGGCGATGTACGCGTCGTTTTACCAACGGGCTTTACCGCCATCAGCGTGGCGAAATATGGCCCAGGAAATATGCGCAAATCGGTGCGCGACCTGGGTTGGTTCCTTCGCTACGTCGGCTACGCCTTAGTAGCGGGAGACCCGAGCATTCTCGCGGTCAATACAAGAGGGTTGAGAGACGTGCTCGAAAAGGGCTGCTCTCTCGTCGCAACAAACGTGGCACTGCAAGAAATGCGTGCTGCTGCTGCGGCCCTTTTGAGAGAGCGCCCTGAAGCACGCCGACTCGCGATCGAATGCTTTGACGTTCTGCTCAAAGAGCTTGCTATCGCTACGCCTTCAACGCGCCAGAAGCTCGGAAGCGCTGTTCGACAAGGGCTTCAACTCCCTGCCATCTATGCCCTAGCTGCTGAAACGGCTCAGCGCTTTGAAATGCGGCCTGGACTGTCTGGAGCTGAAAAAGCAGAGGTGGTTCGTGCCGCCTATCGGCAGGTGTTTGAACGTGACATCGCCAAGGGCTACTCACAAACACCCTGTGCAGTGGAAGCCAGCCAGCTCGTCCAAGGCAAACTTTCCATGCGCGAATTCATTCGTGCGCTCGGAAAGAGCAAGGAATACAGAACTCAGTTTTACGGTCCCTTCGTCAACAGCAGGGTCGTCGAGCTGGCTTACAGGCATTTCCTTGGACGAGGGATCAGTTCTCTCGAAGAGTTCCGAAAGGCCTTCTCGATCGTCAGCAATCAAGGCCTCAACGGTCTTGTCGACGTGCTGATTAATGGTGCCGAGTATGCCCAAACCTTCGGAGAGGAAACAGTTCCTTACCTGCGTGATCTCGGGGAAGAGGCCCAGGAAAGTGCTGGCTGGGGTTCCAATCGCCGCTTGTTCCGATTCAGCGCTCCCTTCGAATCTGCGCCGCAATACGTCACCCTCTATGCGTCGTACCGCCAACCCCTAGGAGACCAGCACGTCTATGGCGGCGGCAATGATCCGATTGGCAATCAATACGGAGCCATTTTTCCGTCTGCCACGGCATCTGTTTCCACACGCCCAGCACCTTTCGGATACGACACCCGTCGTCTGCTTGTGAGCAATGGGCTTGCCCAGCCTGGGCAGATGGATAGTCCCCAGTTCCGCGGCAGCCGACCACGCCGACTTGGGCCCACGGTTGTCCGCTTGCAACAGATCGCCACTGGGGGCAATTCCGTGCCCCGTCGAGGCGGACAACCAAGCATCCGTGGAACAGAATCCAGCACCCAGGCTGTCATTAAAGCCGTCTACGTGCAGGTTCTCGGAAACACCGGATATTCCGGAGAGAGGGTTGAAAGCGCCGAAAACAGACTCGAAAATGGCGATATCAACTTGCGTGAGTTCATTCGCCAAGTTGCCTGCTCTAACCCCTTCCGACGTCGCTATTGGGACGGCCTCTACATCACGAAGGCCATCGAAGTGATGCATCGCCGATTACTTGGTCGTCCCACCTTTGGTCGCTGGGAAATTGATGCGCTGTTTGACACCGCAGCTCGCAAAGGCTTCTACGGCGTTGTTGATGCCCTGATTAGCAGCAAAGAGTTTTCCGACTGCTTCGGAGATGACACGGTTCCCTATGAACGGTTCATTACTCCGAAAGACCTGACTGTGAGGCGCGCTCCTGGGCTTTGCCGAGAAGTGAAGGTTGAAAAACTGACTGATACAACCTTGCGCCAGCGGCCTGATCCCATTCGAAACAACAAGTTCTTTGGGACTGGAGACCTCACGACACGCAACCTGAAGCCAGTGGGATCGATCCCTTCCCTTTGGAGTGCCAACGTCAGCAACGCAACGCCTTCAGCGCAGTGGACCAACCTGATGCGTTCCCGTGGGGCACAAAGCACCTCAGGAACATCCCCGTTTGCATCACCAATCAGTCGAACGATTGGCAGCTCTACCCCCAATACATCGGAAGCTCGTCTGCGGGCAGCCTTAGCCACTGGCGAGCCCGACGGATATCGCTTCCGTGGAGGATTGCCAGCACCGGCCATGCTGCGAAGACCCGCTGATGAAAGCGAGCTGCGCCAAGTCATCGATGCCACTTACCAGCAACTTCTCAATAGGGTTCCACTCGAAAATCAACGGATGCTCGTCGCCGAGTCCAAACTGCGCGATGGTCAGATCGACCTTGATGAATTCGTTGAAGCCGTTGCCCTCGGAGAGGACTTCCAAGAGCGTTTGTACTGCATGGCACCCCTGCGAGCAGCCACCGCTGCGTCGTTGGCCCTTCTCGGACGAGCCTCAACGCCATCTGAAACGAGTCGATTCCTGAGAATCAGATTTGAATCAGGTCAGCCAGCAGCCGTCAGTGAAGTCTTGGCCCAGAGGAGTGAATCCAAGGAGCCATCAAGCGTTCCGAGTCTCGATGGAATGAACACCCAACCGGGTGTTCCTCAGGAGACAATCACCCGCACTGCATCTCTTTACCGAGGCCCAGCGGGGATGTCGCCGCCACCACGAAAAGCCCTTTAATGTTATTTATTGCTTAAAACAGCTCTGAAAACAATAAACAAAGCCGGAATTAAATCTCCGGCTTTTTTATTGCCTTGTTATCATAAAAACAACACAAAAGCCCTTTAGCCGCATCAGGTTTTCGCTTTCTGAGCAAGCAATGAAGATCTGTTACCGATGTCAATTCAGACGGGCAGATTGCACGAAAATATCCTTGGCAGAGACCGGTTCCGCTTCACGAAGTCGACCCAGCCTTGGCCTCGAAACGTCAACAGATACAACATCTGCGGGCCTTTCGACTCGGATCTTCCGATCCAACCCCCTTGCGGCCCTTAAGCTGCTCCACGATCTCCTCGGAGATCTCCCCCCACACCCATCACTCACCGGATATCGGTCTCCTACGGGCGGCCGCTTGTTTCGAGGTAGAACTGCATGAGCATCGTCTCCAACTCGATCATCAACGCGGATGCCGAAGCCCGCTATCTAAGCCCTGGCGAACTGGACCAAATCAAGTCCTTCGTCAGCGGTGGCCAGCGTCGCCTGCGTGTTGCCCAGGTTCTCAGCGAGAGCAGGGAGCGCATCGTCAAAACAGCAGGCGGCCAGCTTTTCCAAAAGCGTCCTGATGTCATCTCTCCAGGCGGTAACGCCTACGGAGAAGAGATGACCGCAACCTGTTTGCGGGACATGGATTACTACCTTCGCCTTGTCACCTACGGCGTCGTGGCAGGCGATGTCACTCCGATCGAAGAGATTGGCGTCATTGGTGCCCGCGAGCTGTATCGCTCCCTTGGCACTCCTCTCGAAGCCATGGCTGAGTCCGTGCGCGAAATGAAGTCAGTCGCCATGGGCATCCTCACCGGCTCAGACGCCGAAGAGGCTGGTTTTTACTTCGATTACGTGATTGGCTCCCTCGCCTAAATCAACGAAACCATCTCTCTCCACGTCATTCCTCTGATCCATGCAAGACGCGATTACCAACGTCATCAACAAGTCGGACGTTCAGGGCCTGTATCTGGACACCACGTCCATGACCAGCCTCGAGTCGTATTTCGCCAGCGGCGAACTGCGTGTCAAGGCTGCCGCCACCATTAGCGCTAACGCCTCTTCGATCATCAAAGATGCGGTTGCCAAGGCCTTGCTGTACTCGGACATCACACGTCCAGGCGGCAACATGTACACCACCCGTCGCTATGCAGCTTGCATTCGCGACCTGGATTACTACTTGCGCTATTCCACCTACGCGATGCTCGCTGGTGACACCTCCATCCTTGATGAGCGTGTCCTGAACGGTCTTAAGGAGACCTACAACTCCTTGGGCGTGCCGATCGGCGCAACCGTCCAAGCCATCCAAGCCATGAAGGAAGTCACGGCTTCCCTGGTCGGCCCTGATGCCGGCAAGGAGATGGGTGTCTACTTCGACTACATCTGTTCTGGTCTCGGCAACTGATGCGTCTCTTCAAGGTCACAGCCTGCATCCCCTCCCCTGAGA
Protein-coding sequences here:
- a CDS encoding trans-aconitate 2-methyltransferase; its protein translation is MNTPPSDVATPVVSDFYDRFPYPADPLQDGPPPGYNWRWCHDSVLAAVKGGLKAQDSKEGVIRILDAGCGTGVSTDYLCHLNPGAEILAVDISAGALDVARERLRRSGGAEQVRSLRQEQRSLLDLQDEGVFDYINSVGVLHHLRDPLAGLKALGQRLAPQGILHLFLYADAGRWEIHRTQKALELLDAGTGSDGLRLGRELFSDLPETNRLRRTHDQRWALDTQADANFADMYLHPQETSYDLGRLMALIKASGLYFAGFSNPSVWDPARLLKGELLSRAQALSPADQWALVEQLDPDISHFEFFVSAQPIEPWRWPNDKTLLQASGRRQSCLWGWPSKSMLGPDLEPISISDEELSLLRLVDENPDVPLGILSGDPTTASLARGLMSKKLLLLEANDALLSGIT
- a CDS encoding ATP synthase; this encodes MESFARLQVRLMLATVIVSVVAILFAAFYFDLFVARSLLVGAVAGLFYLRLLARSVARLGGGSRQVGRFQLVVPIVLIVSAARFPQLDLLPAFVGFLLYKPALILQTVFDG
- a CDS encoding F0F1 ATP synthase subunit B, encoding MTVLFPLIASEGGFGINLNLFETNLINLVIVIGVLYWFLKGFLGGMLERRREAILKDLQDAEKRLKTATVELSKAQEELSAAQQKAERIRQDGKARAEAIRADGEKKTIQAMAALKQDALADLTAEGARLTEQLRREAALSAIDKALTELPNRLDSKAQAKLIDSSISNLEDV
- the atpE gene encoding ATP synthase F0 subunit C, whose protein sequence is MDSITSAASVVAAGLAVGLAAIGPGIGQGSASQGAVEGIARQPEAEGKIRGTLLLSLAFMESLTIYGLVVALVLLFANPFA
- the atpB gene encoding F0F1 ATP synthase subunit A, encoding MALLPFTLPFAELEVGHHLYWQIGNLNLHGQIFLSSWILIGALLAFVLVGTKNLSRDPKGAQNLLEFLWDYIRDLSRDQIGEKYYREWLPFIGTLFLFIFVSNWGGALIPWKVIELPEGELGAPTADINTTVAMALLVTLAYFYAGLSKKGWRFFELYVEPTPIMLPFKIIEEFTKPLSLSFRLFGNILADELAVGVLVYLVPLIVPLPVMLLGLFTSAIQALIFATLAAFYIGEGLHEAH
- a CDS encoding F0F1 ATP synthase subunit gamma yields the protein MANLKEIRDRIKSVKNTRKITEAMRLVAAAKVRRAQEQVLRSRPFADRLARLLENLQARMRFEDADAPLLEQRPVETITLMAVTGDRGLCGGYNSNIIKRTEKRFAELQSQGYKVTLVLIGRKAISYFTNRSYPIQATFTGLEQVPTADEAGSIASEIFAEFLSQASDRVEIIFTKFINLVSCKPVVQTLLPLDPQGIAEAEDEIFRLTTKEGRLSVETGSAPDNSQPPLPSDIVFEQSPDQLLNALLPLYLQNQLLRSLQESAASELASRMTAMNNASDNAKELAKTLTLDYNKARQAAITQEILEVVGGSAAAGA
- the atpA gene encoding F0F1 ATP synthase subunit alpha, which translates into the protein MVSIRPDEISAILKQQIEDYDKSVSVSNVGSVLQVGDGIARVYGLQQVMAGELVEFEDGTEGIALNLEDDNVGVVLMAEGLGIQEGSTVRATGKIASVPVGDAMLGRVVNPLGVAIDGKGDLATTESRLIESPAPGIIQRKSVHEPMQTGITAIDAMIPIGRGQRELIIGDRQTGKTAICIDTILNQADQDVVCVYVAIGQKAASVAQVTEVLRERGALDYTVVVAANASEPAALQYLAPYTGASIAEYFMYKGKATLVIYDDLTKQAQAYRQMSLLLRRPPGREAYPGDVFYCHSRLLERAAKLSDAMGKGSMTALPIIETQAGDVSAYIPTNVISITDGQVFLSSDLFNSGLRPAINVGISVSRVGGAAQTKAIKKIAGTLKLELAQFDELAAFSQFASDLDAATQQQLSRGKRLRELLKQSQFSPLILAEQVAIVYAGVKGLIDDVPVEEVVQFSRELREYLKSNKPEFISKIQTEKVLSPEAETTLKEAIAEVVSTMLASAN
- a CDS encoding F0F1 ATP synthase subunit B' yields the protein MTWLLFAEAAVPEGGLFDLDATLPLMALQVVLLTFLLNSLFFRPVGKVVEDREGYINTSRADAKQKLEQVRRLEADLQDQLRGARQAAQSAIVEAETEVDALYREALATAETEANRTREQARKEIESQRESAQSKLMAQVDQLSSQIIERLLAA
- a CDS encoding allophycocyanin subunit alpha, with product MSIVSNSIINADAEARYLSPGELDQIKSFVSGGQRRLRVAQVLSESRERIVKTAGGQLFQKRPDVISPGGNAYGEEMTATCLRDMDYYLRLVTYGVVAGDVTPIEEIGVIGARELYRSLGTPLEAMAESVREMKSVAMGILTGSDAEEAGFYFDYVIGSLA
- a CDS encoding phycobilisome rod-core linker polypeptide, with the translated sequence MTVTASSGSPRVSPQLYDTLPLSSVRQAEQQDRFPDGGELDTLITFFRSGNDRLDAARLLASNAESIVARAANRIFVGGTPLSFLEEPLSTGEVAATDATPLAADQVAFQDSVRTFTGTESGNTSGNFISRLLQGSDDGDVRVVLPTGFTAISVAKYGPGNMRKSVRDLGWFLRYVGYALVAGDPSILAVNTRGLRDVLEKGCSLVATNVALQEMRAAAAALLRERPEARRLAIECFDVLLKELAIATPSTRQKLGSAVRQGLQLPAIYALAAETAQRFEMRPGLSGAEKAEVVRAAYRQVFERDIAKGYSQTPCAVEASQLVQGKLSMREFIRALGKSKEYRTQFYGPFVNSRVVELAYRHFLGRGISSLEEFRKAFSIVSNQGLNGLVDVLINGAEYAQTFGEETVPYLRDLGEEAQESAGWGSNRRLFRFSAPFESAPQYVTLYASYRQPLGDQHVYGGGNDPIGNQYGAIFPSATASVSTRPAPFGYDTRRLLVSNGLAQPGQMDSPQFRGSRPRRLGPTVVRLQQIATGGNSVPRRGGQPSIRGTESSTQAVIKAVYVQVLGNTGYSGERVESAENRLENGDINLREFIRQVACSNPFRRRYWDGLYITKAIEVMHRRLLGRPTFGRWEIDALFDTAARKGFYGVVDALISSKEFSDCFGDDTVPYERFITPKDLTVRRAPGLCREVKVEKLTDTTLRQRPDPIRNNKFFGTGDLTTRNLKPVGSIPSLWSANVSNATPSAQWTNLMRSRGAQSTSGTSPFASPISRTIGSSTPNTSEARLRAALATGEPDGYRFRGGLPAPAMLRRPADESELRQVIDATYQQLLNRVPLENQRMLVAESKLRDGQIDLDEFVEAVALGEDFQERLYCMAPLRAATAASLALLGRASTPSETSRFLRIRFESGQPAAVSEVLAQRSESKEPSSVPSLDGMNTQPGVPQETITRTASLYRGPAGMSPPPRKAL
- the atpH gene encoding ATP synthase F1 subunit delta, yielding MPLLNSLATPYADALLQVTDVRQESEEVASQCKDLLAAWESSEPLRDAMTSPVLEPDAKKKALTSLLSEQVAPSLLNLLKVLADRQRLPALEAVLLRYLELYRESRNIALAHVRAAQPLSEEQQASLTAKVQSMAGTNAVEIDLKVDPSLIGGFVVNLGSQVIDASLSGQVRRLGLALAKAS